Proteins encoded in a region of the Pseudomonas sp. GOM7 genome:
- the ccoN gene encoding cytochrome-c oxidase, cbb3-type subunit I produces MQPAASHPAYNYKVVRQFTLMTIFWGVVGMCTGVLIAAQLVWPELNFDTPWLSFGRLRPLHTSLVIFGFAGSAQFAASYYAVQRTCQTRLFSDTLAAFTFWGWQATILIMFVTLPMGLTTTKEYAEIEFTGALWMAIVWVAYGIVFFTTLTQRKTRHIYVGNWFFGAFILVIAILHVVNHLSIPVSWFKSYSVYSGATDAMVQWWYGHNAVGFFLTTGFLGMMYYFVPKQVNRPVYSYRLSIVHFWALITLYIWAGPHHLHYTALPDWAQSLGMVMSIILLAPSWGGMVNGMMTLSGAWHQLRTDPILRFLVVSLAFYGMSTFEGPMMAIKTVNALSHYTDWTIGHVHAGALGWVAMITFGSLYHLIPKVFDRDGMYSSGMINAHFWLATIGTVLYIASMWVNGITQGLMWRAVNEDGTLTYSFVEALEASHPGFVVRMIGGLCFLSGMLLMALNTWLTLRSKARVTQHSGEVAHAG; encoded by the coding sequence ATGCAACCTGCTGCTTCCCATCCGGCCTACAACTACAAGGTCGTCCGCCAGTTCACCCTGATGACCATTTTCTGGGGCGTGGTGGGCATGTGCACCGGCGTGCTCATCGCCGCCCAACTGGTCTGGCCGGAACTCAACTTCGACACCCCCTGGCTCAGTTTCGGCCGCCTGCGCCCGTTGCACACCAGCCTGGTGATCTTCGGCTTCGCCGGCAGCGCACAGTTCGCGGCCAGCTACTATGCGGTACAGCGCACCTGCCAGACGCGGCTGTTCTCCGACACCTTGGCCGCCTTCACCTTCTGGGGCTGGCAGGCGACCATCCTGATCATGTTCGTGACCCTGCCCATGGGCCTGACCACCACCAAGGAATACGCCGAGATCGAATTCACCGGCGCGCTCTGGATGGCCATCGTCTGGGTCGCCTATGGCATCGTCTTCTTCACCACGCTGACCCAGCGCAAGACGCGCCATATCTACGTCGGTAACTGGTTCTTCGGCGCCTTCATCCTGGTCATCGCCATCCTCCACGTGGTCAACCACCTGTCGATCCCGGTGAGCTGGTTCAAGTCCTATTCGGTTTATTCCGGCGCCACCGATGCCATGGTGCAGTGGTGGTACGGGCACAATGCCGTGGGCTTCTTCCTCACCACCGGCTTCCTCGGGATGATGTATTACTTCGTGCCCAAGCAGGTGAATCGCCCGGTCTATTCCTATCGCCTGTCCATCGTCCACTTCTGGGCGCTGATCACCCTGTACATCTGGGCCGGCCCACACCACCTGCACTACACCGCCCTGCCCGACTGGGCGCAGAGTCTGGGCATGGTGATGTCGATCATCCTCCTGGCGCCAAGTTGGGGCGGCATGGTCAACGGCATGATGACGCTGTCCGGTGCCTGGCACCAGCTACGCACCGACCCGATTCTGCGCTTTCTGGTGGTGTCCCTGGCCTTCTACGGCATGAGCACCTTCGAGGGCCCGATGATGGCGATCAAGACGGTCAACGCCCTATCCCACTACACCGACTGGACCATCGGCCACGTGCACGCTGGTGCCCTCGGCTGGGTGGCGATGATCACCTTCGGCTCGCTCTACCACCTGATCCCGAAAGTCTTCGACCGCGACGGTATGTACAGCAGCGGGATGATCAACGCGCACTTCTGGCTGGCCACCATCGGTACCGTGCTGTACATCGCCTCAATGTGGGTCAACGGCATCACCCAGGGCCTGATGTGGCGCGCGGTGAACGAGGACGGCACCCTCACCTACTCCTTCGTCGAGGCGCTGGAAGCCAGCCATCCGGGCTTCGTGGTGCGCATGATCGGTGGCCTGTGCTTCCTCAGCGGTATGCTACTGATGGCGCTCAATACCTGGCTGACCCTGCGCAGCAAGGCCAGAGTGACACAGCACAGCGGGGAAGTCGCTCATGCCGGCTGA
- a CDS encoding cbb3-type cytochrome oxidase subunit 3, translating to MPAEAWWMMALAVFFVGVQLSLGRSSQRDLDEATMLPFADDPAVARRVERDTGRSTSGCACPGTCDGRCEHQGQQTF from the coding sequence ATGCCGGCTGAAGCCTGGTGGATGATGGCCCTGGCCGTGTTCTTCGTCGGCGTACAGCTAAGTCTGGGCCGCAGCAGCCAGCGTGACCTCGACGAGGCGACCATGCTGCCGTTTGCCGACGACCCAGCCGTGGCACGTCGTGTCGAACGCGACACCGGGCGCAGCACCAGCGGCTGCGCCTGCCCCGGCACCTGCGACGGGCGCTGCGAACATCAGGGGCAGCAGACGTTCTGA
- a CDS encoding TIGR04211 family SH3 domain-containing protein, whose product MFPSRPFPVRFSPLPSRALAACLLGGLLGTVSPAQAEEAASNQRWVSDSLNTYVRSGPTDGYRIVGTLTSGEKVELLRTQGDYSQVRSESGNTVWIPSRDLQSVPGQAERLPQLEQKVTDLTAELKGIDDAWKARVQGMQETLDSRKQLIEELQAARSALDAELTSTRSQLRDAQAQLGNEQQQVLMRYMVYGGSIAGAGLLLGLILPTMLRVRRKRNDQWV is encoded by the coding sequence ATGTTCCCATCCCGCCCTTTTCCCGTTCGATTCTCTCCGCTTCCCTCCCGCGCATTGGCGGCCTGCCTGCTCGGCGGTCTGCTCGGCACAGTCAGCCCGGCTCAGGCCGAAGAAGCCGCCAGCAATCAGCGTTGGGTCAGCGACAGCCTCAATACCTACGTGCGCAGTGGGCCCACCGACGGCTACCGTATCGTCGGTACCCTGACCTCCGGTGAGAAGGTGGAACTGCTGCGTACCCAGGGCGATTACAGCCAGGTGCGCAGCGAGAGTGGCAATACGGTGTGGATTCCCAGCCGCGATCTGCAGTCGGTGCCGGGGCAGGCCGAGCGCCTGCCACAACTGGAACAGAAGGTCACCGACCTGACCGCCGAGCTCAAGGGTATCGACGATGCCTGGAAGGCACGGGTACAAGGCATGCAGGAAACCCTGGATTCGCGCAAGCAACTGATCGAAGAGTTGCAGGCCGCACGCAGTGCCCTGGATGCCGAGCTGACCAGCACCCGTTCGCAACTGCGCGATGCCCAGGCGCAGTTGGGCAACGAACAGCAGCAGGTGCTGATGCGTTACATGGTCTATGGCGGCAGCATCGCCGGCGCCGGCCTGCTGCTTGGTCTGATCCTGCCGACCATGCTGCGGGTGCGGCGCAAGCGTAATGATCAGTGGGTGTGA
- a CDS encoding putative bifunctional diguanylate cyclase/phosphodiesterase: protein MLQTFFKRVALLWEASDLALIGQRRERRMRLLASLMMPLVGLGWGLFFAIRGYWPIVLMDLAIILCGIVVFILTLNHRPRSANLVLFGALLLLIVGSTLLLDPQTLAAPRATHLYLLPVAVGALMAFRDEPLWLRYGVCLTGLLLFVGLAASTWRPSDLYVLPDDLRMVGSWVQAGTATLLLFLLLHILQSDAAERSGLERDLQVALREEQFVLHYQPQVNHAGRVIGAEALIRWQHPQRGLLGPGEFIDHAEKTGLIIPIGQWVLEQACACLRQWSGDPALREVSLAVNISQKQFHRSGFDSEILALIERQGIDAQRLELELTETLIVQDMEDLGRKMALLVEHGVRFSLDDFGTGFSSLSHLKRLPLGKLKIDRSFICDVLSDASSATIVRSVIALGQSMGMMVIAEGVETEAQHAFLVDNGCSQFQGYLFGRPMPLADFVPFVRRLDT, encoded by the coding sequence ATGCTCCAGACATTCTTCAAGCGTGTGGCTCTGCTCTGGGAGGCGTCCGATCTCGCCCTGATCGGCCAGCGCCGTGAGCGGCGCATGCGCCTGCTGGCCAGTCTGATGATGCCGCTGGTGGGGCTGGGCTGGGGGCTGTTCTTCGCCATTCGCGGTTACTGGCCCATCGTGCTGATGGATCTGGCGATCATCCTCTGCGGCATCGTCGTGTTCATCCTCACCCTGAACCACCGGCCGCGTAGCGCCAACCTGGTGCTGTTCGGCGCCTTGCTGCTGCTCATCGTCGGTTCGACCCTGCTGCTCGACCCGCAGACCCTGGCGGCACCCCGCGCCACTCACCTGTACCTGCTGCCGGTGGCGGTGGGCGCACTGATGGCATTTCGTGACGAGCCGCTCTGGCTGCGCTACGGCGTGTGTCTGACAGGCCTGCTGCTGTTCGTCGGCCTGGCGGCATCCACCTGGCGCCCCAGCGATCTCTACGTCTTGCCTGACGATCTGCGCATGGTCGGCTCCTGGGTGCAGGCGGGGACGGCTACGCTGCTGCTCTTTTTGCTGTTGCACATCCTGCAGAGCGATGCTGCCGAGCGTTCCGGGCTGGAGCGTGACCTGCAGGTGGCGCTGCGTGAGGAGCAGTTCGTGCTGCACTACCAGCCGCAAGTGAATCACGCCGGCCGAGTGATCGGCGCCGAGGCACTGATCCGTTGGCAACACCCGCAGCGGGGGCTGCTTGGCCCGGGCGAGTTCATCGATCACGCCGAGAAGACCGGGCTGATCATCCCCATTGGCCAGTGGGTGCTGGAGCAGGCCTGTGCCTGCCTGCGCCAATGGTCAGGCGACCCTGCACTGCGCGAGGTCAGTCTGGCGGTGAATATCAGCCAGAAGCAGTTTCACCGGTCAGGTTTCGATAGCGAGATACTGGCGCTGATCGAACGTCAAGGTATCGACGCGCAGCGTCTGGAGCTGGAGCTGACCGAAACCCTGATCGTGCAGGACATGGAAGACCTCGGTCGCAAGATGGCGCTATTGGTCGAGCATGGCGTGCGCTTTTCCCTGGACGACTTCGGCACTGGCTTCTCTTCCCTCAGCCACCTCAAGCGTCTGCCATTGGGCAAGCTGAAGATCGACCGCTCGTTCATCTGCGATGTGCTCAGCGATGCCAGCAGCGCAACCATAGTGCGCAGCGTCATCGCGCTGGGGCAGAGCATGGGCATGATGGTGATCGCCGAGGGGGTGGAAACCGAGGCCCAGCACGCTTTCCTGGTCGACAATGGTTGCAGCCAGTTCCAGGGCTATCTGTTCGGCCGACCGATGCCGCTGGCGGATTTCGTCCCTTTCGTCCGTCGCCTCGACACCTGA
- a CDS encoding acyl-CoA dehydrogenase C-terminal domain-containing protein — protein sequence MPSYHAPLRDMRFVFEELLEAYEVLQALPEQREFSADLGGAILEEAARLAENVLAPLNGPGDKQGCQYDPETHSVRTPEGFKAAYRQFAEGGWTALACPPRFGGQGLPHVLNMLVEEMTCSANLALGMYPGLTHGAINALTSHGTPELQEKYLPRLISGEWTGTMCLTEPQCGTDLSLIRTRAVPQADGSYALSGTKIWITNGEHDLVDNIVHLVLAKLPDAPDSVKGISLFLVPKFLDDGSRNKAFCGGLEHKMGIKGSATCVMNFEGARGWLIGEPNKGLSCMFTMMNSARLMVGMQGLGVAESAYQIALGFARERLQSRSIAGPKAPDKPADPILVHPDVRRMLLRQKVMIEGCRALAYFAGLQQDIAHGAEDAEARSRADDLVQLLTPVVKAFLTDEGFACANEGLQVLGGSGFTEDWGIEQLVRDCRITRIYEGTNGIQALDLVGRKLALGGGRAVRAFFALVDDWLKRNAEAPHAAEVTQAVKQLQQATLWLASEGSKDPEQAAAAATPYLRLFGLTSLAWLWARMAQVARRQLDGGSSETHFYNAKIKSADFFMARILPEAGTLLAEIKAGKETLMAFSDEEFAA from the coding sequence ATGCCGTCTTACCACGCTCCGCTCCGTGATATGCGTTTCGTCTTCGAGGAACTGCTCGAAGCCTACGAGGTGCTGCAAGCGCTGCCCGAGCAGCGTGAGTTCAGCGCTGATCTGGGCGGCGCGATTCTCGAAGAGGCAGCCAGGCTGGCCGAGAACGTGCTGGCACCGCTCAATGGCCCTGGTGACAAGCAGGGTTGCCAGTACGACCCGGAAACCCACTCCGTGCGCACGCCGGAGGGCTTCAAGGCGGCCTACAGGCAATTCGCCGAAGGTGGCTGGACGGCACTGGCCTGCCCGCCCCGGTTCGGTGGCCAGGGGCTGCCCCATGTGCTGAACATGCTGGTGGAGGAAATGACCTGCTCGGCCAACCTGGCGCTGGGCATGTACCCCGGCCTGACCCACGGCGCCATCAACGCCCTGACCAGCCATGGCACCCCCGAGCTGCAGGAGAAGTACCTACCGCGCCTGATCAGCGGCGAGTGGACCGGCACCATGTGCCTCACCGAACCGCAGTGCGGCACCGACCTCAGCCTGATCCGCACCCGCGCCGTGCCGCAAGCCGACGGCAGCTACGCCCTGAGCGGCACCAAGATCTGGATCACCAACGGCGAACATGATCTGGTGGACAACATCGTCCACCTGGTACTGGCCAAGTTGCCGGATGCGCCGGACAGCGTGAAGGGTATCTCGCTGTTCCTGGTGCCCAAGTTCCTCGACGACGGCAGCCGCAACAAAGCCTTCTGTGGCGGACTGGAGCACAAGATGGGCATCAAGGGCTCGGCCACTTGCGTGATGAACTTCGAGGGCGCCCGGGGCTGGCTGATCGGCGAGCCGAACAAGGGCCTGAGTTGCATGTTCACCATGATGAACTCGGCGCGCCTGATGGTTGGCATGCAGGGCCTCGGCGTGGCCGAGAGTGCCTACCAGATCGCCCTGGGCTTCGCCCGCGAGCGCCTGCAGAGCCGATCCATCGCCGGGCCGAAAGCGCCCGACAAACCCGCCGACCCGATTCTGGTGCACCCGGACGTAAGGCGCATGCTGCTGCGCCAGAAGGTGATGATCGAAGGGTGCCGCGCCCTGGCCTATTTCGCTGGCCTGCAACAGGACATCGCCCACGGCGCCGAGGATGCCGAAGCGCGCAGCCGTGCCGATGACCTGGTGCAACTGCTCACCCCGGTGGTCAAGGCCTTCCTCACCGACGAGGGCTTCGCCTGTGCCAACGAGGGCCTGCAGGTGCTTGGCGGCTCCGGCTTCACCGAAGACTGGGGCATCGAGCAACTGGTGCGTGACTGCCGCATCACACGCATCTACGAGGGCACCAACGGCATCCAGGCGCTCGACCTGGTGGGCCGCAAGCTTGCCCTGGGTGGCGGCCGCGCGGTGCGCGCCTTCTTCGCCCTGGTCGACGACTGGCTCAAGCGCAACGCCGAGGCGCCGCATGCTGCTGAGGTGACCCAGGCGGTCAAGCAACTCCAGCAAGCCACCCTGTGGCTGGCCAGCGAAGGCAGCAAGGATCCCGAGCAGGCCGCTGCGGCCGCCACGCCCTACCTGCGCCTGTTCGGCCTCACCAGCCTGGCCTGGCTGTGGGCGCGGATGGCCCAGGTGGCACGCCGGCAACTCGATGGCGGCAGCTCCGAGACCCACTTCTACAACGCCAAGATCAAGTCAGCCGACTTCTTCATGGCCCGCATCCTGCCGGAGGCCGGCACCCTGCTGGCTGAGATCAAGGCCGGCAAGGAGACCCTGATGGCCTTCTCCGACGAGGAGTTCGCCGCCTGA
- a CDS encoding chalcone isomerase family protein — protein MKTLLARLCSASLLVLALSVVAQANTQNGWREQLPRAELIGSGDFTWFGFSVYNAKLWSPAQPVNFDQPFALELTYRRNISRETLVETSLDEIRRIDAKALQGGREAQWAEEMRQAFVDVRDGTHITGVYLPGQGCRFYVDGKLQHVIEDPAFARAFFSIWLDPQTRSPKLRAALLGRNP, from the coding sequence ATGAAGACGCTGCTAGCGCGTCTGTGTTCGGCCTCGTTGCTCGTTCTGGCACTCAGCGTTGTGGCGCAGGCCAATACCCAGAACGGCTGGCGCGAACAACTGCCACGGGCCGAGTTGATCGGCAGCGGTGATTTCACCTGGTTCGGCTTCTCGGTCTACAACGCCAAGCTTTGGAGCCCGGCGCAGCCAGTGAATTTCGACCAGCCCTTCGCGCTGGAGCTCACCTACCGCCGCAACATCAGCCGCGAAACCCTGGTGGAAACCAGCCTCGACGAAATTCGTCGCATCGATGCCAAGGCCCTGCAGGGCGGGCGCGAAGCCCAGTGGGCAGAAGAGATGCGTCAGGCCTTCGTCGATGTTCGCGATGGCACGCACATCACCGGCGTCTATCTGCCCGGCCAAGGCTGCCGCTTCTATGTCGACGGCAAGCTGCAACACGTCATCGAAGATCCGGCTTTCGCCCGTGCCTTCTTTTCCATCTGGCTCGATCCGCAGACCCGCAGTCCGAAACTGCGTGCGGCGCTGCTCGGCCGCAACCCTTGA
- a CDS encoding DUF3833 domain-containing protein codes for MKALVIVLTSLLLISCGQVPVERYAHEKPVLDLPSFFSGPVQAWGMFQDRSGEVIKRFHVDIQSRRDGDKLILDERFLYSDGTRQRRVWTLTPDESGRWIGTASDVVGEAIGEVAGNALHWRYHLNLPVDDSTYVVHFDDWMYLMDDDTMINRSVMSKFGVELGQVTLFFRRGAAQP; via the coding sequence ATGAAAGCCCTTGTGATTGTGCTGACCAGCCTGTTGCTGATCAGTTGTGGCCAGGTTCCGGTGGAACGCTATGCCCACGAGAAACCCGTGCTGGATCTACCCAGCTTCTTCTCCGGCCCGGTACAGGCCTGGGGCATGTTCCAGGATCGCTCCGGAGAGGTGATCAAACGCTTCCATGTCGATATCCAGAGCCGCCGCGATGGCGACAAGCTGATCCTCGACGAGCGCTTCCTGTATAGCGACGGCACCCGCCAGCGCCGCGTCTGGACGCTCACCCCGGATGAAAGCGGGCGCTGGATCGGTACCGCCAGCGATGTGGTCGGCGAGGCCATCGGCGAAGTGGCCGGCAATGCCCTGCACTGGCGCTACCACCTCAACCTGCCAGTGGATGACAGCACCTACGTCGTCCATTTCGATGACTGGATGTACCTGATGGACGACGACACCATGATCAACCGTTCGGTGATGAGCAAGTTCGGCGTCGAGCTTGGCCAGGTCACCCTGTTCTTCCGCCGTGGCGCCGCCCAGCCGTGA
- a CDS encoding SDR family NAD(P)-dependent oxidoreductase: MSLNSLGSGYKALVIGASGTLGQAFCQLLRGDGNCTSVRELSRGSTPAIDMEDPSSIAVAAEALVEEGPFQLILHTAGLLHRPGIAPEKSLNAIEADALQAVFQVNALGPALVLRHFLPLLDKQGAMAMLSAKVGSIGDNRLGGWYAYRASKAALNMLIKTAAIELARSKPKARLLSLHPGTVISPLSQPFRGATAARPAELAAAQMLQVIDSLGPEHSGSFHAYDGQPLPW, translated from the coding sequence GTGAGTCTCAATAGCCTGGGCAGCGGCTACAAGGCGCTGGTGATCGGCGCCAGTGGCACCCTTGGCCAGGCCTTCTGCCAACTGCTGCGTGGCGATGGTAACTGCACCAGCGTGCGTGAGCTGAGCCGCGGCAGCACGCCGGCAATCGATATGGAAGACCCGAGCAGTATCGCCGTCGCCGCTGAGGCCCTGGTCGAGGAAGGCCCTTTTCAACTGATCCTGCATACAGCCGGGCTGTTGCATCGCCCTGGCATCGCCCCGGAGAAGAGCCTCAACGCCATCGAGGCCGATGCCTTGCAGGCGGTGTTTCAGGTCAATGCCCTGGGCCCGGCACTGGTGCTGCGTCACTTCCTGCCGCTGCTCGACAAGCAAGGCGCCATGGCCATGCTCTCGGCCAAGGTCGGCAGCATTGGCGACAACCGCCTGGGCGGCTGGTACGCCTACCGCGCCTCCAAGGCTGCGCTGAACATGCTGATCAAGACCGCCGCCATCGAACTTGCACGCAGCAAGCCCAAGGCGCGCCTGCTCAGCCTGCATCCCGGCACGGTGATCTCACCGCTGTCGCAACCCTTTCGCGGCGCCACAGCCGCGCGCCCCGCCGAACTGGCCGCCGCGCAAATGCTGCAGGTGATCGACAGCCTGGGGCCCGAGCACAGCGGTAGCTTCCACGCCTACGATGGGCAGCCCCTGCCCTGGTGA
- a CDS encoding DUF4197 domain-containing protein — protein sequence MLRLTTFAAGLLLSANVFALSLSDLSQQDASGGLKDALIQGAQVAVKQLGTPGGFSNNPDVRIELPGKLGKAAKTMKMMGMGAQVEQLEESMNKAAEAAVPQAQALLVDAIKKMTVADAKAILAGPQDSATQYLNKSSREQIRAKFLPIVKQATDKVGLAQQYNAFAGQAASFGVGDAKNATAEGYVTEQALNGLFEMIAKQEASIRENPAAAATSLAKKVFGVL from the coding sequence ATGCTGCGCCTCACCACATTCGCCGCCGGCCTGCTGCTCTCGGCCAACGTCTTCGCCCTGTCCCTCTCCGACCTGAGCCAGCAGGACGCCAGTGGCGGCCTCAAGGATGCACTGATCCAGGGCGCCCAGGTGGCGGTCAAGCAACTGGGCACGCCTGGTGGCTTCAGCAACAACCCGGACGTGCGCATCGAGCTGCCGGGCAAGCTCGGCAAGGCCGCCAAGACCATGAAGATGATGGGCATGGGCGCCCAGGTGGAACAACTCGAAGAGAGCATGAACAAGGCCGCCGAAGCCGCCGTGCCACAGGCTCAGGCACTGCTGGTCGATGCAATTAAGAAGATGACCGTGGCTGACGCCAAAGCGATTCTCGCCGGCCCACAGGATTCCGCCACCCAGTACCTGAACAAGAGCAGCCGCGAGCAGATTCGCGCCAAGTTCCTGCCCATCGTCAAGCAGGCCACCGACAAGGTCGGCCTGGCCCAGCAGTACAACGCCTTCGCTGGCCAGGCGGCCAGCTTCGGCGTGGGCGATGCGAAGAACGCCACGGCCGAAGGCTACGTCACCGAGCAGGCGCTCAATGGCCTGTTCGAGATGATCGCCAAGCAGGAAGCCAGCATCCGCGAGAACCCGGCAGCAGCCGCTACCAGCCTGGCGAAGAAGGTGTTCGGCGTACTCTGA
- a CDS encoding EAL domain-containing protein encodes MQIQTENRTTFPRPFRALGCAECRNAKVLGFDFTMAFQLILDVPQQRPFAYEALVRGTRGEGAREVLERVNENNRYRFDQACRVKAIEQATQLGLLDIPDCLLSINFLPNAVYRAETCIRATLEAATRFGFPQERVMFEVTEGEQIHDADHLKRIFAEYNKQGFTTAIDDFGAGYSGLNLLAEFQPDILKLDMALTRGIDRDAVRQAIVAGIVLVAQRLGIRIVAEGIETAGERDALLDLGVRYMQGYFFARPQIDRLCLP; translated from the coding sequence ATGCAGATCCAGACAGAAAACCGCACCACCTTCCCCCGACCCTTTCGCGCCCTGGGCTGTGCCGAATGTCGTAACGCCAAGGTGCTGGGCTTCGACTTCACCATGGCCTTCCAGCTCATACTCGATGTGCCGCAGCAACGTCCGTTCGCCTACGAGGCACTGGTGCGCGGCACCCGGGGTGAGGGCGCGCGTGAGGTACTGGAAAGGGTCAACGAGAACAATCGCTATCGCTTCGACCAGGCCTGCCGGGTCAAGGCCATAGAGCAGGCGACCCAGCTCGGTTTGCTCGACATTCCCGATTGCCTGCTCAGCATCAACTTTCTGCCCAATGCGGTGTATCGCGCCGAAACCTGCATTCGCGCGACCCTGGAAGCCGCCACGCGTTTCGGTTTTCCGCAGGAGCGCGTGATGTTCGAGGTGACCGAGGGTGAGCAGATACACGATGCCGATCATCTCAAGCGGATCTTCGCCGAGTACAACAAGCAAGGTTTCACCACGGCCATCGACGATTTCGGCGCCGGCTATTCGGGGCTCAACCTGCTGGCCGAATTCCAGCCCGACATTCTCAAGCTGGACATGGCCCTGACTCGGGGTATCGACCGTGATGCGGTGCGCCAGGCCATTGTCGCCGGTATCGTGCTGGTGGCGCAGCGCCTGGGTATTCGCATCGTCGCCGAGGGTATCGAAACCGCCGGTGAGCGCGATGCCCTGCTCGACCTGGGTGTTCGTTACATGCAGGGGTACTTCTTCGCCAGGCCGCAGATCGACAGGCTCTGCCTGCCCTGA
- a CDS encoding methyl-accepting chemotaxis protein, giving the protein MQERLREMIGQIRSGAGQLVTSAQSISTASSQLTVAVQEQSHAASSMAATVEELTVSINHVADNANEAHELSSESGRQSAEGGAVIQETLGSMQRIADTVQGAAAQIAELGQHSDQISSIVNVIKDIADQTNLLALNAAIEAARAGEQGRGFAVVADEVRLLAQRTANSTQEITEMIKKIQSGTRNAVSNMEVGVEQVNGGLEQAGQAGDAIVSIRSASARVVVVVDQISLALREQTVASQDVARNVERIAQMSVQNSEAVSDTSRTAHELQQLAVSLEKTVALFRF; this is encoded by the coding sequence ATGCAGGAGCGTCTGCGCGAGATGATCGGACAGATTCGTAGTGGCGCCGGCCAGTTGGTGACCTCGGCGCAGAGCATCTCCACGGCGTCGAGCCAGCTAACGGTGGCCGTGCAGGAGCAGTCGCATGCCGCATCGAGCATGGCGGCCACGGTGGAAGAACTGACCGTCAGCATCAACCATGTGGCGGACAACGCCAACGAGGCTCACGAGCTGTCCAGCGAGTCGGGGCGGCAATCGGCCGAAGGCGGGGCGGTGATCCAGGAGACGCTGGGCAGCATGCAGCGCATCGCCGATACCGTGCAGGGTGCGGCGGCACAGATTGCCGAGCTGGGTCAGCATTCCGATCAGATTTCCTCCATCGTCAACGTGATCAAGGATATCGCCGATCAGACCAACCTGCTGGCGCTCAACGCAGCCATCGAAGCGGCGCGGGCCGGCGAGCAGGGGCGCGGGTTCGCCGTGGTGGCCGACGAGGTGCGTCTGCTGGCGCAGCGCACGGCCAACTCCACCCAGGAGATCACCGAGATGATCAAGAAGATTCAGAGCGGCACGCGCAATGCCGTGAGCAACATGGAAGTGGGTGTGGAGCAGGTCAACGGCGGTCTGGAGCAGGCCGGTCAGGCGGGCGACGCCATTGTCAGCATCCGTTCGGCATCTGCTCGCGTAGTCGTGGTGGTCGATCAGATTTCCCTGGCTTTGCGCGAACAGACCGTCGCCAGCCAGGACGTGGCACGCAACGTCGAGCGCATCGCGCAGATGTCGGTGCAGAACAGCGAGGCGGTCAGCGATACCTCACGCACGGCGCATGAACTGCAGCAGTTGGCCGTATCTCTGGAAAAAACTGTTGCGCTGTTTCGCTTTTGA